From the Anoplopoma fimbria isolate UVic2021 breed Golden Eagle Sablefish chromosome 14, Afim_UVic_2022, whole genome shotgun sequence genome, one window contains:
- the LOC129102502 gene encoding LOW QUALITY PROTEIN: zinc finger protein 703-like (The sequence of the model RefSeq protein was modified relative to this genomic sequence to represent the inferred CDS: inserted 1 base in 1 codon), producing the protein MKYLPLGSLSKRIEPSETSDSPKPRPGAVVSLLTPLDPLRQAKRLPIRVLKMLTAHTGHLLHPEYLQPLTPAPVSIELDAKKSPLALLAQTCSQIGKPDPPSSSKHGSSSSQGDKESSSRSSGSSLKLGEIRPSLEDKCSFKPYNKGSGDSRRDGVTSSSSNNSGDKVGFRVPSNNVTANGSSTNQSYPAHAASPSSRASSSTPPGQTQQQHHKPSQSPGGQPHSHPPGGEAAHEQGSPTSTTSSTTSSNNNHPKKDADVNKAGSDSPHDHANSSHGRAVTNCSNSSSDGGSTHEGGKADSAHPHLGPGRITPISPYKTSQLFPLPSSNMGYHGSVVGAYAGYPSQFHHGLDPTKSGLGMGVPGKHPSSSPLTGASPPSFMQSLCRDPYCLSFPSMSHLGGSNCNSCIHDPSPALKSNFPLVYPSHPLHSLHPSSMSSSVSSSLSHPLYTYGFMLPNDPQPHACNWVSAXGPCDKRFATSDELLAHLRTHTALTAGMDSKMLSVSSSGPGSCHLHLPPHQSSPGSMPGSLSLRAPPGLGLARYHPYSKVHLPPGPSSISLHSLPTTGPYYPHYALYSQRLGSASALGYQ; encoded by the exons ATGAAATATCTCCCCTTAGGATCACTCAGTAAGCGGATCGAGCCCAGTGAGACCAGCGACAGTCCGAAGCCTCGTCCCGGTGCCGTGGTGTCTCTGTTGACCCCTCTGGACCCACTTCGGCAGGCAAAGCGGCTTCCCATCCGAGTCCTCAAGATGTTGACGGCGCACACTGGACACTTGCTCCACCCGGAATATTTACAGCCTTTGACGCCTGCGCCAGTGAGCATCgag CTGGATGCCAAGAAGAGTCCCCTGGCCCTGCTGGCACAGACCTGCTCTCAGATCGGTAAACCGGaccctccgtcctcctccaAGCACGGCTCCTCCAGCAGCCAGGGGGACAAGGAGTCCAGCAGTCGGTCGTCCGGCTCCAGCCTGAAGCTCGGGGAGATCCGCCCCTCCCTGGAGGACAAGTGTAGCTTCAAGCCCTACAACAAAGGCAGTGGAGACTCTCGCAGAGACGGAGtcaccagcagcagctccaacaacagTGGTGATAAAGTGGGGTTCAGGGTGCCCAGCAATAATGTCACCGCTAACGGAAGTTCAACCAATCAGTCCTATCCGGCCCACGCTGCCTCTCCCAGCTCCAGAGCGAGCAGCAGCACCCCACCAGGACAaactcagcagcagcatcacaaACCGAGCCAGTCTCCAGGTGGACAGCCACACTCTCATCCTCCTGGTGGAGAAGCTGCACACGAGCAAGGCAGtcccaccagcaccaccagcagcaccaccagcagcaatAATAATCATCCCAAAAAGGACGCGGACGTAAACAAAGCCGGCTCGGACAGTCCGCACGACCACGCCAACTCCAGCCACGGTCGAGCCGTCACGAACTGCAGTAACAGCAGCTCCGACGGCGGTTCCACCCACGAGGGGGGTAAAGCGGACTCCGCCCATCCTCACCTCGGACCCGGACGCATTACGCCCATTTCTCCCTACAAGACGAGCCAGCTCTTCCCCCTGCCCTCCTCTAATATGGGCTACCACGGGTCCGTCGTGGGGGCTTACGCCGGCTACCCGTCCCAGTTCCATCACGGGCTCGATCCGACAAAATCTGGCCTCGGCATGGGGGTACCGGGAAAGCACCCGAGCTCCAGCCCTCTCACGGGCGCCTCCCCTCCGTCCTTCATGCAGAGTCTATGCAGGGACCCTTACTGTCTGAGCTTTCCGAGCATGTCCCACCTCGGCGGTAGCAACTGCAACTCCTGCATCCACGACCCGTCCCCGGCCTTAAAGTCAAACTTCCCTCTGGTGTACCCGTCCCACCCGCTGCACTCCCTCCACCCGAGCTCCATGTCGTCCAGcgtgtcctcctccctctcgcATCCCCTCTACACGTACGGCTTCATGCTCCCCAACGACCCGCAGCCCCACGCCTGCAACTGGGTGTCGG GGGGCCCGTGCGACAAGCGGTTCGCCACGTCCGACGAGCTCCTGGCTCACCTGCGCACACACACGGCGCTGACCGCCGGGATGGACAGTAAGATGCTCTCCGTGTCCTCCTCCGGACCGGGGTCCTGCCACCTCCACCTGCCCCCCCACCAGAGCAGCCCCGGCTCCATGCCcggctccctctctctcagggCGCCGCCCGGCCTGGGTTTAGCTCGCTATCACCCTTACAGTAAGGTCCACCTGCCCCCGGgaccctcctccatctccctgcaCTCTCTGCCCACCACAGGCCCGTACTACCCGCACTACGCCCTCTACAGTCAAAGACTTGGATCTGCATCTGCTCTGGGCTACCAGTGA